A region of Carassius auratus strain Wakin chromosome 23, ASM336829v1, whole genome shotgun sequence DNA encodes the following proteins:
- the LOC113041502 gene encoding rhamnose-binding lectin-like, whose translation MLVQKLSWIILLLFLCQHGAEAKRTVACEGKSLRLSCVWGLIKVIKANYGRTDRTTCTYGKPAHQTSNMRCFLGTSLHTMSIRCDGRKSCSVPAVNSVFSNPCVGTYKYLDVHYVCVKKDALRGNQIGASDSVHSDPVTVSKSTWK comes from the exons ATGCTGGTGCAAAAGTTAAGCTGGATCATTT TGCTGCTCTTCCTGTGTCAACATG GAGCAGAAGCCAAAAGAACAGTGGCCTGTGAAGGAAAATCTTTGCGCCTCAGCTGTG tttggggattaATAAAGGTCATTAAAGCCAACTATGGGAGGACTGATCGCACAACATGCACTTATGGCAAACCAGCTCATCAAACCTCAAATATGCGCTGTTTCCTAGGAACATCCCTCCATACGATGTCCATTCG GTGTGATGGAAGAAAGAGCTGTTCTGTTCCAGCAGTGAACTCCGTTTTCTCCAATCCTTGTGTTGGTACCTATAAATACCTGGATGTGCATTACGTCTGTGTCAAAAAAG aTGCATTGCGAGGAAACCAAATAGGTGCATCAGATTCTGTCCACTCTGATCCTGTCACAGTGTCCAAAAGTACCTGGAAGTGA
- the LOC113041501 gene encoding rhamnose-binding lectin-like, translating to MLVQKLSWIILLLFLCQHGAEAKRTVACEGKSLRLSCVWGLIKVIKANYGRTDRTTCTYGKPAHQTSNMRCFLGTSLHTMSIRCDGRKSCSVPAVNSVFSNPCVGTYKYLDVHYVCVKKDALRGNQIGASDSVHSDPVTVSKSTWK from the exons ATGCTGGTGCAAAAGTTAAGCTGGATCATTT TGCTGCTCTTCCTGTGTCAACATG GAGCAGAAGCCAAAAGAACAGTGGCCTGTGAAGGAAAATCTTTGCGCCTCAGCTGTG tttggggattaATAAAGGTCATTAAAGCCAACTATGGGAGGACTGATCGCACAACATGCACTTATGGCAAACCAGCTCATCAAACCTCAAATATGCGCTGTTTCCTAGGAACATCCCTCCATACGATGTCCATTCG GTGTGATGGAAGAAAGAGCTGTTCTGTTCCAGCAGTGAACTCCGTTTTCTCCAATCCTTGTGTTGGTACCTATAAATACCTGGATGTGCATTACGTCTGTGTCAAAAAAG ATGCATTGCGAGGAAACCAAATAGGTGCATCAGATTCTGTCCACTCTGATCCTGTCACAGTGTCCAAAAGTACCTGGAAGTGA